The stretch of DNA ACCGTCTCCTcttctccggcggcggcggcggcgtgctgCACGGGAGCACCTGCGAGGCCGTGGTGTGCACGCTCGCGGCCGCGCGCGATCGCGCGCTGAGCAGGCTCGGCCACGAGGGCATCCTGAGGCTGGTGGTCTACGCCTCGGACCAGAGCCACTCCACGTTCCAGAAGGGCGCGAGGATCGTGGGGATCCCGCGGTCTAACTTCCGCGTAATCCGGACGTCGGCAGCGTCGGGCTACGGCCTCACCACGGACAGCGTCCGCGACGCGGTGGAGGCCGACGTGGCCAGCGGGCTCGTGCCGCTGTACCTGTGCGCCACGGTCGGCACGACCGGGCTCGGCGCGGTCGATCCGGTGCGGGACCTCGGCGAGCTGGCGCGGAGGCACGGCATGTGGCTGCACGTCGACGCCGCGTACGCCGGCAGCGCCCTGATCTGCCCCGAGTTCCAGCATCACATAGACGGCGCCGAGCTCGCGGACTCGGTGAGCATCAACCCGCACAAGTGGTTCCTCACCAACATGGAGTGCTGCTGCCTGTGGGTGGCAAGCCCGGTCGCGCTCACCTCCGCGCTGTCCACCAACCCAGAGTACCTCAGCAACGTCACAGAAGAAAGTGCAGGCGCGGGCGTGGTGGACTACAAGGACTGGCAGATCGCGCTGTCGCGGCCGTTCCGCGCCATGAAGCTGTGGGTGGTCCTGCGCCGCTACGGCGGGGCGGGCATGCGGGCGTACGTACGGCGGCACGTCGAGATGGCCAGGTGGTTCGAGCAGGAGCTGAAGGCCGACGGGCGGTTCGAGGTGGTAGCGCCGACGAGGTTCTCCCTCGTGATCTTCCGCCTCCGTCCAGGGCACGACGGCGACGGTGATGCCGTTGATGGCTTGAACCGTAAGCTCCTCGTGGCGGTGAACGCTAGCGGGAGGGCGTTCATGACGCACTTCGTGGTGGACGACAAGTTTGTTATCCGTATGGTTGTGGGCGGAGCCATGACGGAGATGCAGCACGTCCAAGACACGTGGGAGCTTGTCCGGGAGAAGGCCGAGGAGGTCGGCGCCCTCCCTTAGGACTCCGGGCATGACTAGGAACCGAACGTGCGCTGAGATAAATACCGAGAATATGGGATTCGGTAAGCATGAATTGCAACATATGCACAACCAAAAAAAATCCATGtcctttcaaaaaaaaatccaTGTACTCACCcagtcccataatataagagcattcTAGTGCATATGAAGCATCAAGAATGCAATAAAGATTATCTTTTGAGAAGTTTGAGGGAGTGTCTATTCCACATTTGACTGAAAAGGGGTTGAGCTTCATTCAAATTGCACAACTATAATAGGTTGGCAACTCCCAATTCATAGTATTTGACGCTTACAGGCTATACTGTACGTCTGTACGAACCGGCGAACACCACCCCACCTCCTCTGTCCTGGGCTCGGCCTATAAATTCTTTTTCAACTTTCAAAAAATAGGTGCGTGTGAAGACTTGAACCCTCAAACGAACCTCACAGTTTCAGTGCCGAATGCGACAACCAAAACGGAGATGCGGCATGTCCAAGACACGTTGGAGTTTGTCAGGGAGAAGGCCGAGGAAGTCGGCGCACTCCAAAACGAACGGAACGTGCGCTAAATAAAATACTGAGAACATGCAATTCATGAAGAACCCAATGAAGATTGTCACAGAGTATCCGGTGTAAATCTTTGCTCCTACATGACCATCATGAAAGATAGTATCAAATCTGGATCTCCTTTCTATTTATTCATTTCCACAAAAATACATTTTACTACCTCTAAGAAATGTGACTTTAGTTGCTTAGTAAATAGGAATTTCTTGATTAAATTAATCCAGGAAACGATCATGATCATGACATTAACAAAATTACTGACATACTAATTACAAACCAGGC from Triticum urartu cultivar G1812 chromosome 3, Tu2.1, whole genome shotgun sequence encodes:
- the LOC125547056 gene encoding tyrosine decarboxylase 1-like produces the protein MATGGAPFDVLSSLDPETFAGESRAVINFLAEYYPDVETYPVQPQSLPGCLRALLPDAPPENGEPIDVILEEVRSHIVPALTHWQSPKFFGYFSMNASTAGFAGEMLSTGLNVVPLMRAASPAATELESAVVDWMGKLVGLPDRLLFSGGGGGVLHGSTCEAVVCTLAAARDRALSRLGHEGILRLVVYASDQSHSTFQKGARIVGIPRSNFRVIRTSAASGYGLTTDSVRDAVEADVASGLVPLYLCATVGTTGLGAVDPVRDLGELARRHGMWLHVDAAYAGSALICPEFQHHIDGAELADSVSINPHKWFLTNMECCCLWVASPVALTSALSTNPEYLSNVTEESAGAGVVDYKDWQIALSRPFRAMKLWVVLRRYGGAGMRAYVRRHVEMARWFEQELKADGRFEVVAPTRFSLVIFRLRPGHDGDGDAVDGLNRKLLVAVNASGRAFMTHFVVDDKFVIRMVVGGAMTEMQHVQDTWELVREKAEEVGALP